The following are encoded in a window of Nibricoccus aquaticus genomic DNA:
- a CDS encoding DUF5069 domain-containing protein, whose translation MPHVPGLRSVYAKVGRLIYFGRMLDKLRLHATGKLPADYVANLGDSQFYVLDGRCCRFLGVPYADIRERALTTGESDEQILAWVHTRGTPRTDEECHMWNRFILKLGWRDERSAVLPERIRNSGLEGKPIETIIDHIEYDEGRDPVIDRAWENI comes from the coding sequence ATGCCCCACGTTCCCGGACTCCGCAGTGTCTACGCCAAGGTCGGCCGGCTCATTTATTTCGGCCGCATGCTCGACAAGCTCCGCCTCCACGCCACGGGCAAACTACCCGCCGACTACGTCGCCAATCTCGGCGACTCCCAATTCTACGTCCTCGACGGCCGCTGCTGCCGCTTCCTCGGCGTGCCCTATGCCGACATCCGCGAACGCGCCCTCACGACCGGCGAGTCCGACGAGCAAATCCTCGCTTGGGTTCACACCCGAGGCACGCCGCGAACCGACGAAGAATGCCACATGTGGAATCGCTTCATCCTGAAACTCGGCTGGCGCGACGAACGCTCCGCCGTCCTTCCCGAGCGCATCCGCAACAGCGGTCTCGAAGGCAAACCCATCGAAACCATCATCGACCACATCGAATACGACGAAGGCCGCGACCCCGTCATCGACCGCGCGTGGGAAAACATCTAG
- a CDS encoding truncated hemoglobin: MPEAPPTLFDRIGGRPGLQLLLRRFYADVKQHNEIGPVFAAHIDDWPSHMEKIADFWSGLTGGPALYGGGFAGRHMPLQLEERHFQAWLGLWHRHCQAHLKPTEAADMIAIAEALGQRLRAITGTDRRG; the protein is encoded by the coding sequence ATGCCCGAGGCGCCGCCTACTCTCTTCGACCGCATCGGCGGCCGCCCCGGCCTTCAGCTCCTGCTGCGCCGCTTCTACGCCGACGTAAAGCAGCACAACGAAATCGGCCCCGTCTTCGCCGCACACATCGACGACTGGCCTTCGCACATGGAAAAGATAGCCGACTTCTGGTCCGGCCTCACCGGCGGCCCCGCGCTCTACGGCGGCGGTTTCGCCGGCCGTCACATGCCGCTCCAGCTCGAAGAACGTCACTTCCAGGCCTGGCTCGGCCTCTGGCATCGCCACTGCCAGGCGCATCTCAAACCCACTGAAGCCGCCGACATGATCGCCATCGCCGAAGCCCTCGGCCAGCGCCTCCGCGCCATCACCGGCACGGATCGTCGCGGATAG
- a CDS encoding ATP-binding cassette domain-containing protein, whose amino-acid sequence MASAQLALQSVEFAHPGMTTPLFSELTVQFPSAWTGIVGPNGAGKTTLLKVVTGELEAQGGSVHRQGLALYVAQRTDDAPEFFEDFIWAPDATVLKARLRVSEDWPERWSTLSHGERKRAQIAVALWREPAVLALDEPSNHIDADARRLLVQALKDFTGIGLLVSHDRALLDELCMHCLLIDPPDAVLRPGGVTEAMEQQENEETSARNANDALRRTENRLQAEAQRRRVIADQKAAASRGSKQKKIPAHDHDGRAMRNLAKVSGKDAYAGKMVAQMNKRAGKVATERAEIAVKKRYETGIWVDGASYMPRDFLLRLPAGSLPLGGGRQLHFPDLAIGGTDRIALTGANGLGKSTLINHLLGRLQLAAEKLVTVPQEISADDSRALLEQIKRLPNDELGRVMITISRLGSRPSRLLESALPSPGEVRKLLLAIGIVRGPHLIVMDEPTNHMDLPGIVCLEDALAECPCAMLLVSHDEAFLEEITHIDWHLTREVSGDTRLEIIA is encoded by the coding sequence ATGGCCTCCGCCCAGTTAGCCCTTCAATCCGTCGAGTTCGCGCATCCTGGGATGACCACGCCGCTGTTCAGCGAACTCACGGTGCAGTTTCCGTCGGCGTGGACGGGGATCGTCGGGCCGAATGGCGCGGGGAAAACGACGTTGTTGAAAGTCGTCACCGGCGAACTGGAGGCGCAGGGCGGGAGTGTTCACCGGCAGGGGCTGGCGCTGTACGTGGCGCAGCGGACCGACGATGCGCCGGAGTTTTTCGAGGACTTTATCTGGGCGCCCGACGCGACCGTACTCAAAGCGCGGTTACGCGTGAGCGAGGACTGGCCGGAGCGGTGGTCCACGCTGAGCCACGGTGAACGCAAGCGGGCGCAGATCGCGGTGGCGCTCTGGCGGGAGCCGGCGGTGCTGGCGCTGGACGAGCCGAGCAACCACATCGACGCGGATGCGCGGCGGTTGCTGGTGCAGGCGTTGAAGGATTTCACGGGCATCGGGCTGCTGGTGAGTCACGACCGGGCGTTGCTCGACGAGCTTTGCATGCATTGTCTGCTGATCGATCCGCCCGATGCGGTGCTGCGTCCGGGCGGGGTGACGGAGGCGATGGAGCAACAGGAGAACGAGGAGACGTCGGCGCGTAACGCGAACGATGCGTTGCGGCGCACCGAGAACCGGCTCCAGGCCGAGGCGCAGCGGCGGCGGGTGATCGCCGATCAGAAGGCGGCGGCTTCGCGCGGCTCGAAGCAGAAGAAGATCCCGGCGCACGATCACGATGGCCGCGCGATGCGGAATCTGGCGAAGGTTTCGGGCAAGGATGCCTATGCGGGGAAGATGGTGGCGCAGATGAACAAGCGTGCCGGAAAAGTGGCGACGGAGCGCGCAGAGATCGCGGTGAAGAAGCGTTACGAGACAGGCATCTGGGTGGATGGGGCGTCGTATATGCCACGAGATTTTCTGCTGCGGCTGCCAGCCGGAAGTCTTCCTCTGGGTGGCGGACGGCAGCTACATTTTCCCGATCTGGCGATCGGCGGCACTGACCGCATCGCGCTCACGGGAGCGAACGGCCTCGGGAAGAGCACGCTGATCAATCACCTGCTGGGGCGTCTGCAATTAGCGGCGGAGAAACTCGTGACGGTGCCGCAGGAGATCTCGGCGGACGATTCGCGGGCGTTGCTGGAGCAGATCAAGCGTCTGCCCAACGATGAGCTGGGGCGGGTGATGATTACGATCAGCCGGCTGGGATCGCGACCGTCGCGGTTGTTGGAAAGCGCGCTGCCGAGTCCGGGAGAAGTGCGCAAGCTGCTGCTCGCAATCGGCATCGTGCGCGGGCCGCATCTCATCGTGATGGATGAGCCGACGAACCACATGGATCTGCCGGGCATCGTGTGTCTGGAGGACGCGCTCGCGGAGTGTCCTTGCGCGATGCTGCTGGTGAGCCACGACGAGGCGTTTCTGGAGGAGATCACTCACATCGACTGGCATCTGACGCGGGAAGTGTCGGGCGATACGCGGCTGGAAATCATCGCGTGA
- a CDS encoding RNA polymerase sigma factor, producing the protein MSNPESTPEIDTNNDAELVAACLDGDRDAFARIVERYQRLLCSLAYSATGSMSTGEDIAQETFVEAWRKLHSLREPEKLRPWLCGILRHKTGRLRRRDIKEPVFQAETIDAAAEVAGQEEPATNLAMRKEEQAILWSELERVPEIYREPLILYYREHGSVEHVAAALDLSEDAVKQRLARGRRILQERVLAFVESALTRSTPGRIFTLGVLAALPAILPAPAKAAAIGGVTAQGAALAKTTGLTAIISSLIGVANVVLSLRAAHDQSRTPRERRAVAKGILFSFGGSLVFLAAVFGLRAAAFRWWEQRAVLLIVCQALVMGFVVALPVFVIRMQGHFRRIRSQERERHPECFHDSRDHAGSTAGEYLSKARLFGVPLLHVRFSLPDENAPPLFAWIAAGDRAYGLVFAWGTWAVAPISAGVVSIGLFSVGAVSIGVIGLGTVGVGLLAVGCISIGVKASAWLSALGWETARSNGFALARTAAEAPVAFAQNVNDPVARQLLANPHAEQTQMIFFAVLALLTFVPLVYYAQAVRKRLGRTRRN; encoded by the coding sequence ATGAGCAACCCGGAATCCACGCCAGAGATCGACACCAACAACGATGCAGAACTGGTCGCTGCGTGCCTCGACGGCGACCGCGATGCGTTCGCCCGGATCGTCGAACGCTATCAACGGCTGCTCTGCTCGCTTGCCTACTCCGCCACCGGCAGCATGAGCACGGGGGAAGACATCGCGCAGGAAACGTTCGTCGAGGCGTGGCGCAAGCTGCACTCGTTGCGCGAGCCGGAAAAACTGCGTCCCTGGCTGTGCGGTATTCTCCGTCACAAAACCGGCCGTCTGCGCCGCCGGGATATCAAGGAACCCGTATTTCAGGCCGAGACCATCGACGCCGCCGCTGAAGTGGCCGGGCAAGAAGAACCCGCCACGAATCTTGCCATGCGGAAGGAGGAGCAGGCGATCCTGTGGAGTGAACTGGAGCGCGTCCCGGAAATATACCGCGAGCCGTTGATCCTCTATTATCGCGAGCACGGCTCGGTGGAGCATGTCGCCGCCGCCCTCGATCTCAGCGAAGACGCCGTGAAACAGCGCCTCGCGCGCGGAAGAAGAATTCTCCAGGAACGCGTGCTCGCATTCGTGGAAAGTGCGCTCACCCGAAGCACGCCCGGACGTATATTCACACTGGGGGTACTGGCGGCATTGCCCGCAATCCTGCCGGCACCCGCCAAGGCCGCCGCTATTGGCGGCGTGACCGCGCAAGGCGCCGCCCTCGCAAAGACCACCGGACTTACAGCGATTATTAGCTCCTTGATAGGCGTGGCGAATGTCGTGCTGTCGCTGCGTGCCGCGCACGATCAAAGTCGCACGCCACGGGAACGCCGCGCTGTGGCGAAAGGAATTTTGTTCAGCTTTGGCGGCTCGCTCGTCTTCCTGGCCGCAGTGTTCGGACTGCGCGCCGCCGCATTTCGTTGGTGGGAACAGCGCGCCGTCCTTTTAATCGTCTGCCAGGCCCTCGTGATGGGATTCGTAGTCGCCCTACCTGTCTTCGTTATCCGGATGCAGGGTCACTTCCGTCGCATCCGCTCCCAGGAACGGGAACGGCATCCCGAGTGTTTTCACGATTCCCGCGATCATGCGGGGTCGACGGCCGGTGAATATCTCAGCAAGGCCCGCCTCTTCGGTGTGCCCCTGCTTCACGTAAGATTTTCTCTCCCCGACGAAAACGCGCCCCCTCTCTTCGCATGGATCGCGGCCGGAGACCGCGCCTATGGGCTCGTGTTTGCCTGGGGCACCTGGGCGGTCGCACCGATCAGCGCCGGGGTTGTTTCTATCGGACTATTTTCAGTAGGAGCCGTGAGCATCGGCGTGATCGGCCTCGGCACGGTGGGCGTCGGTTTGCTCGCCGTCGGCTGCATCTCCATAGGAGTCAAAGCGTCCGCGTGGCTGTCCGCGCTGGGTTGGGAAACGGCGCGCAGCAACGGATTCGCCCTCGCGAGAACCGCCGCCGAAGCCCCCGTCGCCTTCGCACAAAACGTCAACGATCCGGTCGCACGCCAGCTTCTCGCCAACCCGCATGCCGAACAAACCCAGATGATCTTTTTTGCCGTGCTCGCACTGCTCACTTTCGTGCCGCTCGTTTATTACGCGCAAGCGGTTCGCAAACGCCTGGGCAGAACGCGACGGAACTGA
- a CDS encoding CIA30 family protein — protein sequence MKILSHPAAVFTLLIAALYPQLAHAASVPALLDNFDDAQHTSMSTDRVWISDTVAGGQSRVTQKSVNGILIVEGELTPPRGSPGWVNLVLPLSPDGESRDLSEYSGVRLRLKIVTGALSLQVCTPEVTNYDYHNTLVAVRSGETQEIRLPFTKLKRAWSEQTPLNLKNIISVNLLAVGLSKGPFAYEVDEVGFY from the coding sequence ATGAAAATCCTCTCCCATCCCGCAGCGGTCTTCACCCTGCTGATCGCCGCACTGTATCCGCAGCTCGCTCATGCCGCATCCGTGCCGGCATTGCTCGATAACTTCGACGACGCTCAGCACACCAGCATGTCCACCGACCGCGTTTGGATCTCCGACACCGTGGCCGGTGGACAATCGCGCGTGACTCAGAAATCCGTCAACGGCATCCTGATCGTCGAAGGTGAGCTGACGCCTCCGCGCGGCTCTCCTGGCTGGGTAAACCTGGTCTTGCCGCTGAGTCCCGACGGCGAGTCGCGCGATTTATCGGAGTACAGCGGCGTGCGGCTGCGTCTGAAAATAGTCACCGGCGCGCTCTCGCTTCAGGTGTGTACCCCCGAGGTCACCAACTACGACTATCACAACACTCTCGTCGCGGTGCGTTCGGGAGAAACTCAGGAGATTCGCTTGCCCTTCACAAAACTTAAGCGCGCATGGTCTGAGCAAACTCCGCTCAACCTGAAGAACATCATCAGCGTCAACTTGCTCGCCGTGGGTCTGAGCAAAGGCCCGTTCGCCTATGAGGTCGATGAAGTCGGCTTCTACTGA
- a CDS encoding SRPBCC family protein, translated as MSSTHTIRLHRVLRSTPEKVYRAFTEADAMSRWLPPYGFTCKVHHLDAKVGGTFKMSFTNFGTGGSHSFGGDFLELVPNERIRYTDKFDDPNLPGVMTVTVTLKKVLCGTELNVEQAGVPAMIPAEMCYLGWQESLDMLAKLVEPEIPNG; from the coding sequence ATGTCCTCTACTCACACGATCCGTCTGCACCGCGTTCTGCGTTCCACTCCTGAAAAAGTTTATCGTGCCTTCACCGAGGCCGATGCCATGAGCCGGTGGCTTCCGCCGTATGGCTTTACCTGTAAGGTTCATCACCTGGACGCGAAGGTGGGCGGCACGTTTAAGATGTCGTTCACGAATTTCGGCACGGGAGGCAGTCACTCGTTTGGCGGCGATTTTCTGGAGCTGGTGCCGAATGAGCGCATCCGGTACACGGACAAATTCGATGATCCGAATCTGCCCGGCGTGATGACCGTGACGGTGACGTTGAAGAAGGTTTTGTGCGGGACTGAGCTCAACGTGGAGCAGGCGGGCGTGCCCGCGATGATTCCGGCGGAGATGTGCTACCTCGGCTGGCAGGAGTCGCTCGATATGCTGGCGAAACTGGTGGAGCCGGAGATTCCGAATGGGTGA
- a CDS encoding SDR family oxidoreductase, translating to MNTPSSSKSLKIVVIGGTGLIGRKLIPILRTLGHTAVPASPSTGVNAVTGEGLANALAGADVVVDVSNSPSFEKQAAMDFFVNSTRNLLAAEAAAGVRHHVALSVVGTDRVPDSDYFLAKLAMENLLSAGPVPHTIVRATQFFEFAPSIIYGATEGDFVRVPPALMQPIAADDVARLLAAISTAAPINGIVKIAGPEPIRMPGFARDYLLASGDPRQVKTDPAARYFGAAVDDRSLTPASPARRGSILFKDWLAHNVAPKPAAVAS from the coding sequence ATGAACACACCATCCTCTTCCAAATCCCTCAAAATCGTCGTCATCGGCGGCACCGGCCTCATCGGCCGTAAGCTGATCCCGATCCTCCGCACGCTCGGCCACACCGCGGTCCCTGCCTCGCCATCCACTGGAGTCAACGCGGTCACCGGCGAAGGACTCGCCAACGCCCTCGCAGGCGCCGATGTCGTCGTCGATGTATCCAATTCGCCCTCTTTCGAGAAACAGGCCGCCATGGACTTCTTCGTAAACTCCACCCGCAACCTGCTCGCCGCCGAAGCCGCTGCCGGCGTCCGGCATCACGTCGCCCTCTCGGTCGTCGGCACTGACCGCGTGCCCGACAGCGACTACTTCCTCGCCAAGCTCGCGATGGAAAACCTGCTTTCCGCCGGCCCTGTTCCGCACACCATCGTCCGCGCCACCCAGTTCTTCGAGTTCGCTCCGTCGATCATCTACGGCGCCACCGAGGGCGATTTCGTCCGCGTTCCTCCCGCGCTCATGCAACCGATCGCCGCCGATGACGTCGCCCGCTTGCTTGCCGCAATCTCCACTGCAGCGCCCATCAACGGCATCGTGAAAATCGCCGGTCCCGAACCCATTCGCATGCCCGGCTTCGCTCGCGATTACCTGCTGGCCTCGGGCGATCCGCGTCAGGTGAAAACCGATCCTGCCGCTCGCTACTTCGGCGCCGCCGTCGATGACCGCAGCCTCACCCCGGCATCACCCGCGCGCCGCGGCTCCATCCTTTTCAAAGACTGGCTGGCTCATAACGTTGCGCCAAAACCAGCCGCCGTCGCCTCGTGA
- a CDS encoding PAS domain-containing protein, with the protein MVPDDLQNKAVQYVSGDMSAPERENFEVLLAWNTELRADVGRLSDAVGALALAEVPAGVTPSAGLKARILNSVAALAGQAGAEALVKTDAEGRIEWVNDAFTAMCGYSLDELKGRRPGAVLQGAETDSAAVGRIRDSMLAGRACRETLINYHKDGSAYRVDVRIDPILDEDGRRLCFVARERKLEMV; encoded by the coding sequence ATGGTTCCAGACGACCTCCAGAACAAGGCAGTCCAGTATGTGTCCGGCGACATGAGCGCGCCGGAGCGGGAGAACTTTGAGGTGTTGCTGGCGTGGAATACGGAACTGCGGGCGGACGTGGGGAGGCTCAGCGATGCGGTGGGCGCGCTTGCGCTGGCTGAGGTGCCGGCAGGGGTGACTCCTTCGGCGGGCTTGAAGGCGCGCATTTTGAATTCGGTGGCGGCGCTGGCGGGTCAGGCCGGGGCTGAGGCGTTGGTGAAGACGGATGCGGAGGGGCGGATCGAGTGGGTGAACGACGCGTTCACGGCGATGTGCGGCTACTCGTTGGATGAGCTGAAGGGGCGGAGGCCGGGCGCGGTGTTGCAAGGGGCGGAGACGGATAGTGCGGCGGTGGGGCGTATCCGGGATTCCATGCTCGCGGGGCGGGCGTGCCGCGAGACGCTGATCAACTATCACAAGGACGGCTCGGCGTACCGGGTGGATGTGCGCATCGATCCGATCCTCGATGAGGATGGGCGGAGGCTTTGTTTTGTGGCGCGTGAGCGGAAGCTGGAGATGGTTTGA
- a CDS encoding RNA polymerase sigma-70 factor, whose translation MIDTFNTHRPLLFGIAYRMLGQVAEADDIMQEVWLRWQRQDIATVLSAKAWLVAATTRLCIDQLRSARRAREEYYGIWLPEPLMPATETDGGTTTELADSLRMAFMLMLESLGPVERAVFLLREVFSYDYPEIALIVGKSEANCRQIVRRARLQLDAAPKPSTPPTDRAQQLVEAFLAATAGGDVQGVLSLLSENSTVYSDGGGRVKAAGRPIIGADHVSRFLLGIWPRFGATMLQRTVDINGSPGIVLSEGGRIHYAFSFEVIADRIHAIYIICNPDKLRHLTPSR comes from the coding sequence GTGATCGATACATTCAACACCCACCGCCCGCTCCTCTTCGGCATCGCCTATCGGATGCTCGGCCAGGTCGCCGAGGCCGACGACATCATGCAAGAGGTCTGGCTGCGCTGGCAGCGGCAGGACATCGCCACCGTCCTGTCCGCCAAAGCATGGCTCGTCGCCGCGACCACCCGGCTCTGCATCGACCAGCTCCGCTCCGCCCGTCGCGCCCGCGAAGAGTACTACGGCATCTGGCTGCCCGAGCCGCTCATGCCCGCGACCGAGACCGACGGAGGCACCACCACCGAGCTAGCCGACTCCTTGCGCATGGCCTTCATGCTCATGCTCGAATCGCTCGGCCCGGTGGAGCGCGCCGTGTTTCTCCTGCGCGAAGTCTTCAGTTACGACTATCCCGAGATCGCACTCATCGTCGGCAAGAGCGAAGCCAACTGCCGCCAGATCGTGCGCCGCGCCCGGCTCCAGCTCGACGCCGCTCCCAAGCCATCCACACCGCCGACCGACCGCGCACAACAACTCGTCGAAGCGTTTCTCGCCGCCACCGCCGGCGGCGACGTGCAAGGCGTGCTCTCGCTGCTTTCCGAAAACAGCACCGTGTACAGCGACGGCGGTGGCCGGGTGAAAGCCGCCGGACGCCCCATCATAGGAGCTGACCATGTGAGCCGCTTCCTCCTCGGCATCTGGCCGCGCTTCGGCGCGACCATGCTGCAACGCACGGTAGACATAAACGGCAGCCCCGGCATCGTGCTTTCTGAAGGCGGCCGCATTCACTACGCCTTCTCGTTCGAGGTAATCGCCGACCGAATTCACGCGATCTACATCATTTGCAATCCCGACAAACTCCGCCACCTGACTCCATCGCGTTGA
- a CDS encoding acyltransferase family protein: MSAYPIVSSAADYSNGAASAPAPASSPRLHYLDAARAFALLLGVVFHASLSFMPAFIGWAVMDVSTSALVPAFVLMSHAFRMETFFLLAGFFSQLALSRQKLAHFIGSRFLRIGVPFVAGWFILRPLIVSGWVMGRASMSGDYDFGAALHSGFQDIARLPEGLFTGTHLWFLYYLNLITALALMIRVLGQIFRQTFRRFLRFIDHAFSSLISTRACLPGLVVPTAAALWFMNGWGMDTPDRTLSPHLPALLIYSGFFLAGWLAARREGLLDRFARLTWSRGVITVIAIATTLLLSNVQMNPATPRYELARATFCVSYAAMMWLLVSLTLGVFKKLNAGPIRLTRYLADSAYWIYLVHLPVVVWLQVMAAELPLHGLMKLAGISLITLATGLLTYDLFVRSTALGQLLSGRRSPRVIPGLFRRTSRPAPQNSREQNEKSLSPVPAARAPIIKPT; this comes from the coding sequence ATGTCTGCGTATCCCATTGTTTCGTCCGCGGCTGACTACTCCAACGGGGCAGCCTCTGCCCCCGCCCCCGCGTCGTCGCCTCGTCTCCATTACCTGGATGCCGCGCGCGCCTTCGCGCTGTTGCTCGGAGTCGTTTTTCACGCAAGCCTCTCGTTCATGCCCGCCTTCATCGGCTGGGCGGTGATGGACGTTTCGACGAGCGCGTTGGTGCCTGCTTTCGTTCTCATGAGCCACGCGTTCCGGATGGAAACATTTTTCCTGCTCGCAGGTTTTTTCAGTCAGCTCGCCCTGAGTCGCCAGAAACTGGCGCACTTCATCGGTTCGCGTTTTCTGCGCATCGGTGTGCCGTTCGTCGCCGGCTGGTTCATTCTCCGGCCCCTGATCGTTTCCGGCTGGGTGATGGGCCGCGCCAGCATGAGTGGCGACTACGACTTCGGGGCCGCTCTCCACAGTGGCTTTCAGGATATCGCGCGGCTCCCAGAAGGACTCTTCACCGGAACGCATCTTTGGTTCCTTTACTATCTGAATTTGATTACCGCGCTCGCGCTGATGATCCGAGTCCTCGGGCAGATCTTCCGGCAAACGTTCCGCCGCTTCCTGCGCTTCATCGATCATGCGTTCAGCTCGCTGATCTCTACACGCGCGTGCTTGCCGGGTCTCGTCGTACCGACCGCAGCGGCACTATGGTTCATGAACGGCTGGGGAATGGACACACCTGATCGAACGCTTAGCCCTCATCTCCCAGCGCTGCTTATCTACAGCGGTTTCTTTTTGGCCGGCTGGCTGGCTGCCCGCCGAGAAGGACTCTTGGATCGATTCGCCCGGCTCACGTGGTCGCGCGGGGTCATCACGGTGATAGCGATCGCCACGACGCTTCTGTTGAGCAACGTCCAAATGAATCCGGCCACTCCGCGCTATGAGCTGGCCCGAGCAACTTTCTGCGTGAGCTACGCTGCGATGATGTGGCTGCTTGTAAGCCTCACTCTGGGCGTCTTCAAAAAACTAAACGCCGGGCCCATCCGGCTAACGCGCTACCTCGCCGACTCGGCCTACTGGATCTATCTAGTCCACCTGCCGGTCGTCGTCTGGCTTCAAGTGATGGCGGCCGAGCTTCCCCTGCATGGTTTGATGAAACTCGCCGGCATCTCACTGATCACCCTCGCAACAGGCTTGCTGACCTACGACCTCTTCGTGCGGTCGACCGCGCTCGGCCAGTTGCTCAGTGGGCGCCGATCCCCAAGGGTGATTCCCGGTTTATTCCGCAGGACATCCCGCCCGGCCCCCCAAAACTCTCGCGAACAAAACGAAAAAAGTTTGTCACCGGTTCCGGCTGCGCGGGCACCTATCATCAAGCCAACATGA
- a CDS encoding GH39 family glycosyl hydrolase has product MLPRFLATLLLLSPMYLSASQTAPASRVIQADLATTRGPMNRMYNFCVGAGRANEGLRADWQRQLRQVHAECGFRYIRFHGLFGDEMGVYHEDKNGNAIYNWQYIDELFDFITSIGMKPFIELGFMPSQLASGPHTIFWYKANVTPPKDYAKWEAFIAAFTRHVTERYGSDEVRSWYFEVWNEPNLTGFWMGTTGGKTYEEFLPTAQAEYYKLYASSARAVKSVDATYRVGGPATAGSGWIDETLAYCADNKVPLDFVSTHTYATMSGYLDETGGAGTVLSPDRNAVTGEVKGVRAKIDASPFSKAELHYTEWSSSYTPSDPIHDSYHSTAFILDKMRNIGSAANSMSYWTFTDIFEEAGPRTTPFHGGFGLLNYQDLRKPAFYAYQFLNRLGDHELACADPAAFVCRANDGAVQALFWDFTITHPGPSVINQEFYKAEHPAKPIAPAELRLSSVKPGAYRLLAYKVGFRANDVQSAWRDLGSPAQLTRAHVETLRKASSGEPVIDEKIQIGADARFSRTFDQRENDVWLVELRPL; this is encoded by the coding sequence ATGCTACCCCGCTTCCTAGCCACCCTGCTGCTTCTCTCCCCCATGTATCTTTCCGCCAGCCAGACCGCCCCGGCATCGCGCGTCATTCAAGCCGATCTCGCCACGACCCGCGGCCCGATGAACCGCATGTACAACTTCTGCGTCGGTGCCGGCCGCGCGAACGAAGGTCTCCGCGCCGACTGGCAGCGCCAGCTCCGCCAGGTCCACGCCGAATGCGGCTTCCGCTACATCCGCTTCCACGGACTCTTTGGCGACGAGATGGGCGTCTATCACGAAGACAAAAACGGAAACGCGATCTACAACTGGCAGTACATCGACGAGCTATTCGACTTCATCACCAGCATCGGCATGAAGCCCTTCATCGAGCTCGGCTTCATGCCGAGCCAGCTCGCCAGCGGCCCGCACACGATCTTCTGGTACAAAGCCAACGTAACTCCGCCGAAGGACTACGCGAAGTGGGAAGCCTTCATCGCCGCCTTCACCCGCCACGTCACCGAACGCTACGGGTCCGACGAAGTTCGCAGCTGGTACTTCGAAGTCTGGAATGAACCCAACCTCACCGGTTTCTGGATGGGCACCACCGGCGGCAAAACCTACGAGGAGTTTCTCCCCACCGCTCAGGCCGAATACTATAAACTCTACGCGTCCTCCGCGCGCGCCGTGAAATCCGTGGACGCCACCTACCGCGTCGGCGGCCCCGCCACCGCCGGATCCGGCTGGATCGACGAAACCCTCGCCTACTGCGCCGACAACAAAGTCCCCCTCGATTTCGTCAGCACGCACACCTACGCGACGATGAGCGGCTACCTCGACGAAACCGGCGGCGCCGGCACCGTCCTCTCGCCCGACCGCAACGCCGTAACCGGCGAGGTCAAAGGCGTCCGCGCCAAAATCGACGCCTCCCCCTTCTCCAAAGCCGAGCTCCATTACACCGAATGGAGCAGCTCCTACACGCCCTCCGACCCGATCCACGACAGCTACCACAGCACCGCATTCATCCTGGATAAGATGCGCAACATCGGGTCTGCCGCCAACTCCATGTCGTATTGGACATTCACCGACATCTTCGAGGAAGCCGGCCCGCGCACCACGCCCTTCCACGGCGGTTTCGGCCTACTCAACTATCAAGACCTCCGCAAACCCGCCTTCTACGCCTACCAATTCCTCAACCGCCTTGGTGACCACGAACTCGCCTGCGCCGATCCCGCCGCCTTCGTCTGCCGCGCAAACGACGGCGCCGTCCAGGCCCTCTTCTGGGATTTCACCATCACCCATCCCGGCCCCTCCGTGATCAACCAGGAGTTCTACAAAGCCGAGCATCCCGCGAAACCCATCGCCCCCGCCGAACTCCGTCTGTCCTCCGTCAAGCCCGGCGCCTACCGCCTCCTCGCCTACAAAGTCGGTTTTCGCGCCAATGACGTTCAATCCGCCTGGCGCGACCTCGGCTCCCCCGCCCAGCTCACCCGCGCTCACGTCGAAACCCTCCGCAAAGCCAGCTCCGGCGAACCCGTCATCGACGAAAAAATCCAGATCGGCGCCGACGCCCGTTTCTCCCGCACCTTCGACCAACGCGAAAACGACGTCTGGCTCGTCGAACTCCGCCCGCTCTAA